A stretch of the Ipomoea triloba cultivar NCNSP0323 chromosome 16, ASM357664v1 genome encodes the following:
- the LOC116007908 gene encoding dynein light chain 2, cytoplasmic-like has translation MLEGKAVIGETDMLQTMQRDALDLAAKALDFFDVTDSTEIARFIKQEFDRAYGSSWQCIVGTDFASFVTHCSGCFIYFHVGSLAILLFKGSTGSDADEEPHPFPPPLQKVA, from the exons ATGCTAGAAGGCAAAGCAGTGATAGGCGAAACAGATATGCTGCAGACCATGCAGCGAGATGCACTTGACTTAGCAGCAAAAGCCCTCGATTTCTTCGACGTCACAGACTCCACTGAGATCGCCCGTTTCATTAAACAG GAATTTGATAGGGCATATGGAAGCAGTTGGCAATGCATTGTTGGGACGGATTTCGCTTCATTTGTGACGCACTGCTCCGGCTGTTTCATCTATTTCCACGTCGGCAGCCTCGCCATTTTGCTCTTCAAGGGCTCAACCGGTTCCGACGCCGACGAGGAACCTCACCCGTTTCCGCCGCCTCTCCAAAAAGTAGCTTAG